In Mycobacterium branderi, the DNA window CGGCATTGAGGACAGCACCGGGGCCGTAGTCGTCGTAGTGATACGAATCGCCGGGTACCGCGAAGTCGTCGACCATGATTATCGAGCGCTTCCACGAGCCGAATATCGTGTCGATCTCGTCCGCCAGCGGCAGGTCGAAATGCCAGTGCGCATCAAGGTAGAAGAAGACATTGTCTTTGGGGAACGCAGGGTCGGTGGCCAGCTGGCGCAGCAATGCGCGGCTATCGGCCAGCACAACGTGCACCCTGTCACTCGCCGAACGGAATCGTTCTTCGGCGAAGGCGTAGAAACGCGGCGTTACTTCCGCCGTATACACCGGAACACCGAATTCGGCAAAGAACTCCGTCGTCGTTCCGCGGAACGTGCCCGTTTCGACGATCGCGACCGGCCGTAGCTCCGCAAAGATCTGCCGAAAGAGCTTCTGCCTGCCAACCTGGCCGTTCATCGGACCACCCCAACTGGAACGCGCCGACCGCCTGAACCGGTATTCAAGTCGGCCCATTCTGGCGCCACCGAAGCCGTAAAGTCGAGACAGAACAGAAACAACGAATCGGCGGCCGGACGAATAAGCGGTCACGGCCTCGTAGCGTACCCGTCGCCGGGCCACGCGTGCGGTACTTTGAAGCCAGCCAGAAAGGCCGTTTGCGACAAGCATTCACCGACAACGGAAGTGGCAATCCAGTGAAGCGAGCTCTGATAACTGGGATCACCGGCCAGGACGGCTCATATCTTGCCGAGCTGTTGCTGAGCAAGGGATACGAGGTTCATGGCCTGATCCGTCGAGCTTCGACGTTCAACACGTCGCGGATCGACCACCTGTACGTCGATCCGCACCAACCTGGCGCACGACTGTTCTTACACTACGGCGATCTCACCGACGGCACCCGTTTGGTGACATTGCTCGCCACCATCGACCCCGACGAGGTGTATAACCTTGCGGCGCAGTCGCATGTGCGGGTCAGCTTCGACGAACCGGTACACACCGGCGACACCACGGCAATGGGATCGATCCGACTGTTAGAAGCGGTGCGCCTGTCCGGGGTGCACTGTCGCTTCTACCAAGCGTCATCGTCGGAGATGTTTGGCGCGTCGCCGCCACCGCAGAATGAGCAGACGCCGTTCTACCCGCGCTCACCGTATGGTGCGGCAAAAGTTTATTCGTACTGGTTGACTCGCAATTATCGTGAGGCGTACGGATTGTTTGCGGTGAACGGTATCTTGTTCAACCACGAATCTCCGCGGCGCGGTGAGACATTCGTGACTCGCAAGATCACCCGGGCTGTCGCGCAAATTAAGGCAGGCATCCAGTCCCACATCTACCTGGGCAATCTCGATGCGGTCCGCGACTGGGGGTATGCGCCTGAGTATGTCGAAGGGATGTGGCGGATGCTGCAGACTCCCGAGCCGGAAGACTTCGTCCTCGCCACTGGGCGGGGTTTCAGTGTGCGAGAGTTCGCCCAGACCGCGTTCGAACATGCCGGACTCGACTGGCAAAGACATGTGAGGTTTGACGAACGCTACCTGCGACCAACTGAGGTGCATGCACTGATTGGCGATGCAACCAAGGCCGCCCAATCACTTGGCTGGAAGGGTTCGATACACACCGCAGAACTGGCGCGCCTGATGGTGGACGCAGACGTTGCCGCGCTGGAATGCGATGGCACGCCATGGATCGACAAGCCGATACTGCCCGGTTGGAGCTGAGGATGGGCACTTCGGTGGGCATCCTTGACCGCGCGTCTCCGGTATACATCGCGGGACACCGAGGGCTGGTCGGGTCTGCGCTGGTAAACAAGTTTCGGACGGAGGGATTTACCAATCTCCTGGTGCGGTCACGCAGTGACCTCGATCTGACGGATCGCGCCGCGACGTTTGACTTCATTCTCGAATCGAAGCCCCAGGTGATCATCGATGCGGCGGCCAGGGTCGGCGGGATCATGGCGAACAGCACACACCCTGTCGACTTCCTCTCCGAAAATCTCCGGATACAGGTCAACCTGCTCGATGCTGCGGTTGCCGCGCGCGTGCCGCGGTTGCTGTTCCTCGGATCCTCTTGCATCTACCCGAAATACGCCCCGCAGCCCATTAAGGAGACTGCGCTCCTTACCGGGCCCTTGGAGCCGACAAATGACGCGTACGCGATCGCGAAAATCGCGGGCATCATTCACGTCCAATCGGCCAGGCGGCAGTATGGCCTGGCCTGGATTTCTGCCATGCCGACGAACCTGTATGGCCCGGGTGACAACTTTTCCTCATCCACTTCGCACCTGCTGCCGGCGCTTATCCGCAGGTATGACGAGGCCAGGGCTAGCGGCGCGCCCGAGGTGACGAACTGGGGCACCGGAACCCCCCGCCGTGAACTACTGCACGTCGACGATCTGGCGAGCGCGTGTCTGTTCCTCCTCGAACATTTCGATGGGCCGAATCCCGTCAACGTTGGGACAGGCATCGATCACACCATCAGCGAAATCGCCGACATGGTGGCCCTAGCCGTGGGTTACGAGGGCGAAACCCACTGGGACGCAAGGAAACCGGACGGAACGCCACGCAAACTGTTGGATGTCTCGGTTTTGCGGGAGGCGGGCTGGCAGCCCACAATCCCGCTGCGGGAGGGCATCGACGCAACGGTGGCGTGGTACCGCGCCAATGCCGACGCGGCAAGGAAATAAGTACGTGGGCAGAGGTCCGGATCGACGTCGGGAGAAGCCTTGAAATTCATTCCCAAAATGTTGGTATTCGGGCTTGTTCAGCTCGTCGCATTTGGATCGATGCTGTTTTTGCCAGCGGGTACGTTTGATTACTGGCAAGCGTGGCTTTTTCTGGCGGCGCTTACGCTTTCGACCTGGATTTCCGGCGTCTACTTGCTGCGCAAGCATCCTGCCGCGCTTCAGCGGCGGATGGGTGGGGGGCCAATCAGAGAGAGCCGAACGGTGCAGAAGTTCATCATGGGCGGCGTGTGGTTGTCGTTAGCAGCGATGGTCGTGGTCAGCGCCCTCGACCATCGCTGCGGTTGGTCGTCAGTTCCCACGGCAGTCTGTTTGGGTGGCTATGCGTTGGTCGCTGCTGGACTGGTGGTGGCGATGCTTGTGGTCATCCAGAATAGCTATGCAGCCGCAACCGTACAGGTCGAAGCAGGCCAGCAGGTCATTTCCACCGGCCTGTATGGGTTGGTGCGGCACCCTATGTATGCCGGCTATGTGATCATGATGGCCGGCATACCGTTTGCACTCGGTTCCTACGTGGGACTCGTGTTCGTCGTGCCTGGCTTCATTGCACTCACGTTGCGAATTCGCGACGAGGAGAAGCTGCTCCAGGAAAAGTTGGACGGATATCGTGAGTACACACAGCAGGTTCGCTACCGCTTGGTGCCATGGATCTGGTAACAGCCGTATGACTCGCAGCGGAAATACTGAGCAGTCCCCGGACCCATCGGTAAGTACCCGCTAGCCAGGGTTAGCCGGCATATGCCGATCCACCGCGATAGGGTTGCAGCACCCTACGGCACCGCGGCGACCTGTACTACCGCTGATGGTGCCCAAAAGTAGCGCCGCTGTAGGCCCCCTAGCGACCGGGCGAAGGTGTTGCCATGAAAGCAGACGTGGTTAGGCCGGATGGTCTGCTTCGTAGGTATCCGGCGGTCCCTCAGTAGTTATTGCAGGTGGCGGCAATCTGTTGGATAACGCCGAAGTACGGCGAGCCCTGAATCTGCTGGGCCATCTGCGCGCGTCGACTCGGTGGCGCGGCGAGGAACTGACGCAACGCGGACTGCGCGGGCGGTGATGCGTTGAATTGCGCTGCAGCGTCCGGGTTCTCCGCGTTCAACGCCGCCACTGCCTGCGGGTAGGTGCAGGTTGTGTTGACGATCGGGTCCAGAGCGGGGTCTGCGGACGCGATTCCGGCTCCGGCGGTCAAGGACAGTGCCAGACCGCCAATGGTCACCGTCAGCCTGGTCAACGACAGTTTCGTCATTTATGGTCTCCTCCCAACTGATTCCACCGACTCTAACGGCTCGGCGCAAACCTTGCCTCGGCTTTTCGCAACCCGCTAGGGCGCCGACCGCCCCGAGCCCCACGACGAAGATCTTTCGGGCGTTGTCGCGTAACCACATCGTGCAACTGTTGTACAGCCAGGCTCACCTGCTTGGGCTGCCCCTCTGGATGCCGATGCAAACATTCTGACAGGCAAAGTGTTTGCAAATTCGATGCGAACAGCAACGCCGCGTGCGTATCCGCGGCAGCGGATAACGGTGGGGGTCAACCCCGAGGGACCGCTCTTGGGATAGGGGCCGTGATCGCGTCATCGTCCGCGTCCCTCAGCAGCACGGATCGAACCAACGGCCGCGGCCCGTACGGGCGAAGCAAGGCGCTCGCCGGGCGTGGGCGCACCACTTGTGGCCACCAGAACCAACGTCCGAGCAGCGCGGCAATCGACGGCGTCATGAACGAGCGCACAACCAACGTGTCGAACAACAGACCGAGACCGATCGTGGTACCCACCTGAGCGATGATGGTCAGGTCACTGACTGCCATGGACATCATCGTGAAGGCGAACACCAATCCCGCGTTCGTCACGACCTTCCCGGTACCACCCATTGCGCGGATGATGCCCGTGTTTATTCCCGCGGCGATTTCCTCTTTCATTCGTGATACCAACAGCAGGTTGTAGTCAGACCCCACCGCCAACAGGATGATCACCGACATCGGAAGCACCATCCAGTGCAATTTCATACCGAGAATGTATTGCCAAATCAGCACCGACAGCCCAAAGGACGCACCCAACGAAACTGCCACCGTGCCCACAATGGCCAACGCGGCGATAAAGCTCCGCGTGATGATGAGCATGATGATGAAAATGAGGCACAGCGAACCAACTCCGGCGATCAAGAGATCATATTTGGAGCCGTCTCCCCAGTCTTTGTAGGTCGCCGCCGTACCGGCGACATAGATCTTGGCGTTCGACAGAGGTGTTCCTTTAAGGGCTTCCTCGGCGGCCGTCCTCACCTTGTCGATACGTCCGGTGCCCTCGACCGACGCGGGATCGCCGCGCTGCGAAATAATGAACCGCGCAGCCCTACCGTCGGGGGAAAGGAAGGAACTCATCGCACGTTTGAAGTCTGCGTTCTCGAAAACTTCCGGGGGCAGGTAGAAGGAATCGTCGTTCTTGGCGGCGTCGTACGCCTGGCCCAAGGCCATGGCGTTATCGCTCATTTCGTCCATCTCATTGAAGACCCCGGACATGGTGCTGTGCATCGTCAACATCATGGTCCGCATGCTCTGCATGGTTGCGATCATGGTCGGGAAATTTTGGAGCAGCTGAGGCATCAGCACATCGATTTGATCGAGATCTTTGATGAGGTCACCCATTTTATCGGTGAGCTCATCAACACCATCGATACCATCGAAAATCGATCTCAGCGACCAGCAGATCGGGATGTCATAGCAATGCTTTTCCCAATAGAAGTAGCTGCGGATCGGCCGCCAGAAATCCTCGAAATCCGCGACGTGATCCCGCAATTCATCGGTGATGAGCTTCATTTCCTTTGTGCGGGTGATTGTGGAATGCGTGATGCTGTTCATCTGTTGCATCAGGCCGTATAGGTGCTGCATGATGGCGATCATCTTCGCCATGTCGTCGGCCTGCTTGAGCATGTCGCCCGTGCGCGCCTTCACATACTGCATGATTTCTAGCTGCGTCGCATTTTGCATGCTGAGCAGAAACGGTATCGACGTGTGGCCAATCGGCGTTCCTTCGGGCCGGGTTATACCCTGTACCCGGGAGATTCCCGGCACGCGAAAGACGCCCTTGGCTAGTTTGTTCAGCACCAGAAAGTCTGCCGGATTACGCATATCGTGGTCCGACTCGATCATCAGAATATCCGGCATCATCCGCGATTGGGAGAAATGACGGTCAGCCGCCGCGTATCCCATATTGGCGGGAAGGTCCTGCGGGATATACAGCCGGTCATTGTAGCTCGTCTTATAGCCCGGGAGCGTCACCAGACCAATCAGCGCGATCGCGCAAGTGGCGGTCAGAATGGGCGCAGGCCAGCGGACAATCGCGGTGCCGACCCGGCGCCAGCGACGGACCCCGATCATGCGCTTAGGGTCGAATAACCCAAAGCGGCTGCCGAGGCCGATCACTGCCGGAACCAGCGTCAGCGCAACCGCGACGGCAACAAACATGCCGATGGCGCAGGGGACGCCCATGGTCTGGAAGTAGGGCATCCGTGTGAAGCTCAGACAGAAGAGTGCCCCAGCGATGGTCAGACCGGAGGCCAACACCACTTTGGCGACGCTGCGATATGTGGTGTAGTAGGCAGCTTCCGGGTCCTCGCCGGCCTGTCGCGCCTCTTGATATCGACCGAAGAAGAATATCGCGTAGTCGGTTCCGGCCGCGATGCCGAGGGATACCAACAGGTTAATGGCAAATGTCGAAAGGACCAGAATATTGTTATGACCGAGAAACGCGACGATTCCGCGGGCCGCGCCTAATTCGATCCCGACCGTGACCAACAGCAGAACCACGGTGATGACCGAACGGTACACCAGGAGCAGCATCGTGAAGATCATCGCGACGGTTACCGCGGTAATCTTCAAGATGGATTTGTTGCCGCTGTGCTGCATATCGGTAATTAGCGGTGCGGCACCGGTGACATAGGCCTTCACCCCGGGGGGCGGCGGCGTGTGCTTGACCAGATCCCGGACCGCCGCGACGGACTCTTCGCCCAACGGCGTGCCCTGATTTCCGGCCAGGTTCAATTGCACATATGCGGCCTTGCCGTCGGGGCTCTGGGCACCCGCCTGCGTCAGACGATCTCCCCACAAATCCTGGACGTGCTGAACATGCTTGGAGTCATCTCGTAACTTGCCGACCAACTCGGCGTAGTACTTGTGAGCGTCTTCGCCGAGCGGCTGCTGCCCCTCCAGCACGATCATCGCGAAACTGTCTGAATCCGACTCTTGGAAGTCCTTGCCCATCCGCACCATCGCCTGGACGGACGGCGCGTCAGGGGGACTCATTGAGACGGAATGCTGTTGCCCGACTCGCTCGAGCGATGGAACCGCGAAAGTCACAAGCAGTGTCAGTGCCACCCAACCCAGGATGACCAGCACCGAAAACCGGTGAATTACCCGGGCTATCAACGATGGCCGGGTGTGTTCGGTGCTCATGCGGTGTTCACCAAGCACCCGCTTAGTCCTTCAGTAACAGGGAACGGACCAATGGGCG includes these proteins:
- a CDS encoding MMPL/RND family transporter, encoding MSTEHTRPSLIARVIHRFSVLVILGWVALTLLVTFAVPSLERVGQQHSVSMSPPDAPSVQAMVRMGKDFQESDSDSFAMIVLEGQQPLGEDAHKYYAELVGKLRDDSKHVQHVQDLWGDRLTQAGAQSPDGKAAYVQLNLAGNQGTPLGEESVAAVRDLVKHTPPPPGVKAYVTGAAPLITDMQHSGNKSILKITAVTVAMIFTMLLLVYRSVITVVLLLVTVGIELGAARGIVAFLGHNNILVLSTFAINLLVSLGIAAGTDYAIFFFGRYQEARQAGEDPEAAYYTTYRSVAKVVLASGLTIAGALFCLSFTRMPYFQTMGVPCAIGMFVAVAVALTLVPAVIGLGSRFGLFDPKRMIGVRRWRRVGTAIVRWPAPILTATCAIALIGLVTLPGYKTSYNDRLYIPQDLPANMGYAAADRHFSQSRMMPDILMIESDHDMRNPADFLVLNKLAKGVFRVPGISRVQGITRPEGTPIGHTSIPFLLSMQNATQLEIMQYVKARTGDMLKQADDMAKMIAIMQHLYGLMQQMNSITHSTITRTKEMKLITDELRDHVADFEDFWRPIRSYFYWEKHCYDIPICWSLRSIFDGIDGVDELTDKMGDLIKDLDQIDVLMPQLLQNFPTMIATMQSMRTMMLTMHSTMSGVFNEMDEMSDNAMALGQAYDAAKNDDSFYLPPEVFENADFKRAMSSFLSPDGRAARFIISQRGDPASVEGTGRIDKVRTAAEEALKGTPLSNAKIYVAGTAATYKDWGDGSKYDLLIAGVGSLCLIFIIMLIITRSFIAALAIVGTVAVSLGASFGLSVLIWQYILGMKLHWMVLPMSVIILLAVGSDYNLLLVSRMKEEIAAGINTGIIRAMGGTGKVVTNAGLVFAFTMMSMAVSDLTIIAQVGTTIGLGLLFDTLVVRSFMTPSIAALLGRWFWWPQVVRPRPASALLRPYGPRPLVRSVLLRDADDDAITAPIPRAVPRG
- the gmd gene encoding GDP-mannose 4,6-dehydratase; translated protein: MKRALITGITGQDGSYLAELLLSKGYEVHGLIRRASTFNTSRIDHLYVDPHQPGARLFLHYGDLTDGTRLVTLLATIDPDEVYNLAAQSHVRVSFDEPVHTGDTTAMGSIRLLEAVRLSGVHCRFYQASSSEMFGASPPPQNEQTPFYPRSPYGAAKVYSYWLTRNYREAYGLFAVNGILFNHESPRRGETFVTRKITRAVAQIKAGIQSHIYLGNLDAVRDWGYAPEYVEGMWRMLQTPEPEDFVLATGRGFSVREFAQTAFEHAGLDWQRHVRFDERYLRPTEVHALIGDATKAAQSLGWKGSIHTAELARLMVDADVAALECDGTPWIDKPILPGWS
- a CDS encoding methyltransferase family protein; its protein translation is MKFIPKMLVFGLVQLVAFGSMLFLPAGTFDYWQAWLFLAALTLSTWISGVYLLRKHPAALQRRMGGGPIRESRTVQKFIMGGVWLSLAAMVVVSALDHRCGWSSVPTAVCLGGYALVAAGLVVAMLVVIQNSYAAATVQVEAGQQVISTGLYGLVRHPMYAGYVIMMAGIPFALGSYVGLVFVVPGFIALTLRIRDEEKLLQEKLDGYREYTQQVRYRLVPWIW
- a CDS encoding O-methyltransferase, with product MTAYSSGRRFVVSVLSRLYGFGGARMGRLEYRFRRSARSSWGGPMNGQVGRQKLFRQIFAELRPVAIVETGTFRGTTTEFFAEFGVPVYTAEVTPRFYAFAEERFRSASDRVHVVLADSRALLRQLATDPAFPKDNVFFYLDAHWHFDLPLADEIDTIFGSWKRSIIMVDDFAVPGDSYHYDDYGPGAVLNAEYLDALGRTDMFRFYPSLPAEQETGYKRGCIVLCNDPETQEQLSRIELLRPA
- a CDS encoding GDP-L-fucose synthase family protein yields the protein MRMGTSVGILDRASPVYIAGHRGLVGSALVNKFRTEGFTNLLVRSRSDLDLTDRAATFDFILESKPQVIIDAAARVGGIMANSTHPVDFLSENLRIQVNLLDAAVAARVPRLLFLGSSCIYPKYAPQPIKETALLTGPLEPTNDAYAIAKIAGIIHVQSARRQYGLAWISAMPTNLYGPGDNFSSSTSHLLPALIRRYDEARASGAPEVTNWGTGTPRRELLHVDDLASACLFLLEHFDGPNPVNVGTGIDHTISEIADMVALAVGYEGETHWDARKPDGTPRKLLDVSVLREAGWQPTIPLREGIDATVAWYRANADAARK
- a CDS encoding hemophore-related protein, yielding MTKLSLTRLTVTIGGLALSLTAGAGIASADPALDPIVNTTCTYPQAVAALNAENPDAAAQFNASPPAQSALRQFLAAPPSRRAQMAQQIQGSPYFGVIQQIAATCNNY